One window of the Eucalyptus grandis isolate ANBG69807.140 chromosome 8, ASM1654582v1, whole genome shotgun sequence genome contains the following:
- the LOC104414327 gene encoding LOW QUALITY PROTEIN: purple acid phosphatase 15 (The sequence of the model RefSeq protein was modified relative to this genomic sequence to represent the inferred CDS: inserted 1 base in 1 codon) — translation MAAMRAAPPPSGASLALLCFFLLCSSEPLLAGDIPTTLEGPFTPVTVPLDKSFRGNAVDLPDTDRRVQRTVSDFEPEQISVSLSSSYDSVWISWITGEYQIGDDITPLDPNSVGSVVYYGAPDLDGVIRQXGYSLIYNQLYPFEGLENYTSGIIHHVRLKGLKPSTLYSYQCGDPSIAMSEVYYFTTMPVTGPSSYPSRVAVVGDLGLTYNTTSTVGHMLSNHPDLVLLIGDVCYANLYLTNGTGADCYSCSFPHTPIRETYQPRWDYWGRYMQPLVSKVPIMVVEGDHEIEEQAENQTFVAYSSRFAFPSKESGSSSTFYYSFNAGGIHFLMLGAYFSYNKSSDQYRWLEKDLAKVNREVTPWLVATWHSPWYSTYTTHYRDAECMRAAMEDLLYSYGVDVVFNGHVHAYERSNRVYNYTLDPCGPVHITVGDGGNREKMAITHADEPGNCPDPSTTPDAYMGGFCAFNFTSGPAKGNFCWDRQPEYSAYRESSFGHGIFEVKNETHALWTWHRNQDLYKYAGDVIYIVRQPDKCPIKGKRNF, via the exons ATGGCGGCAATGCGGGCGGCGCCACCACCGTCGGGTGCTTCGCTCGCcctgctctgcttcttcttgcTCTGCTCCTCCGAGCCACTGCTCGCCGGAGACATCCCGACGACTCTCGAGGGGCCGTTCACGCCGGTGACGGTGCCCCTCGACAAGAGCTTCCGTGGGAACGCCGTCGACTTGCCGGACACCGACCGCCGAGTCCAGAGGACGGTCTCCGACTTCGAGCCGGAGCAAATCTCCGTCTCGCTTTCCTCGAGCTACGACTCCGTCTGGATTTCCTGGATCACTG GAGAGTACCAGATAGGTGATGACATCACCCCGTTGGATCCGAACAGTGTCGGGAGTGTTGTTTACTATGGGGCTCCGGATCTGGACGGAGTCATCAGGC CCGGTTATTCGCTTATTTACAACCAACTTTATCCCTTCGAAGGCCTCGAGAACTACACTTCTGGCATTATACACCATGTTCGTCTCAAAG GGTTGAAGCCCAGCACGTTATACTCTTACCAATGTGGAGATCCTTCAATAGCAATGAGCGAAGTTTATTATTTTACGACTATGCCTGTCACTGGCCCAAGTAGTTACCCCAGCAGAGTGGCAGTGGTTGGTGACTTGGGTCTTACATACAATACCACTTCCACAGTCGGCCACATGCTGAGTAATCATCCTGATCTGGTTCTTTTGATCGGGGATGTGTGTTATGCTAACTTGTATCTCACGAATGGAACTGGGGCCGATTGCTACTCCTGTTCATTTCCACATACTCCTATTCGCGAAACCTACCAACCACGATGGGATTATTGGGGAAG gTATATGCAGCCTCTAGTGTCTAAAGTTCCCATCATGGTCGTAGAAGGGGATCACGAGATTGAAGAACAGGCTGAGAATCAGACTTTTGTTGCTTATAGTTCTCGATTTGCATTTCCATCTAAAGAAAGTGGATCGTCGTCTACTTTTTACTATTCCTTCAATGCAGGCGGCATACACTTTTTAATGCTTGGTGCCtatttttcttataataaatcAT CTGATCAGTACAGATGGTTAGAGAAAGACCTAGCTAAGGTCAACAGAGAAGTCACACCATGGTTGGTGGCTACATGGCACTCTCCTTGGTACAGCACTTACACGACCCATTACAGAGACGCAGAGTGCATGAGGGCTGCAATGGAGGATTTGTTGTACAGTTACGGGGTTGATGTTGTCTTTAATGGACAT GTTCATGCCTATGAAAGGTCAAATAGAGTGTACAACTACACTCTGGATCCCTGTGGCCCTGTTCACATCACTGTCGGAGATGGTGGTAACCGAGAGAAGATGGCCATTACACATGCAGATGAACCTGGAAACTGTCCAGACCCAAGTACCACCCCCGATGCGTACATGGGTGGTTTCTGTGCATTTAATTTCACATCAGGCCCCGCTAAAGGCAACTTCTGTTGGGACAGGCAACCGGAATATAGTGCTTACAGAGAAAGCAGCTTCGGGCATGGCATTTTTGAG GTGAAGAATGAGACTCATGCTCTGTGGACATGGCATCGGAATCAGGACTTGTACAAGTATGCAGGCGATGTCATCTACATCGTTAGGCAACCTGATAAGTGCCCAATCAAGGGAAAGAGGAACTTCTGA
- the LOC104414325 gene encoding ubiquitin carboxyl-terminal hydrolase 2, translating to MGKKAKKKARTPVREKHHVQKTMPPPNVAENEIAEGHPVQNESKTCAHREKGFDLNALSEKITASESVKCEDCREGVADRRGNKGKGKQGKKGGASTESKSESKALWVCLECGHYACGGVGFPTTAQSHAVRHARQTRHPLAIQLEKPSLRWCFPCNAPILVEKIQENGEQKDDPFAKVVKLIKGRSTKAPSEDVEDVRRGSGSVPSEGNSTSSDSSCLDSRGGYVVRGMVNLGNTCFFNSVMQNLLALDRLKNYLGNLDTSIGPVTISLKKLFSEVKMENRGKNVINPRTLFGDICSKAPQFRGYQQHDSHELLCCLLDVLSTEEFDMKKQSRLPQEGGVPHNQNVTFVDAVFGGQISSTVCCVECGHSSTVYEPFLDLSLPVPTKKPPPKKNQPISRAKKGKVLPKKAARIRSKVNKDSESITAHSVSRASASAQSTTPPIDTVALSSDSRIETATGSGAVVDDSVTFPPDHLAIKEHDNTPLSGKETDTIASSMEESTWLDYLDPGATDLDLQDTNFGPAEASRNGDTVLDEWAADSRDLSTAKVDTVEESKSEQVSEKELEQHAVSADGLAWLDYLDSQPFYSEINFSSQDNGCRQVQGDGIADVADYGSQQNHFSSDSVNEATDLKEEISSKNSWEDETPLQVQDSEVLLLPYKENTSTTGDITREGVTSSMGFTQDESEFDGFGDMFNEPDVVYGPVAGPSLGGNNFETNDVADSGLTAGNGSESDPGEVDHSDSPVSIESCLTHFTKEELLSNDNAWHCEKCARTLRQQQLESKKKQTKCVASLCTNGCETGSQIISADSSSESCCPDEAQKLSNGSSKNDDHSVDTNHKEVILQNGKLDIPSHVSSSDQATGSCTGDEPSCTGPIIEKLQKDNPMLATKCQTEIVDDEADSGAVKVKRDATKRVLIHNAPPILTIHLKRFSQDARGRLNKLSGHVIFRETIDLRPFMDKREEKKEKCVYRLTGVVEHIGTMRGGHYVAYIRGDEKSKNGVGASVWYHVSDAYVREVMLEEVLRCEAYILFYEII from the exons ATGGGgaagaaagcgaagaagaaggcCAGGACTCCTGTCAGGGAAAAGCACCATGTCCAGAAAACCATGCCCCCGCCAAACGTTGCTGAGAATGAGATTGCCGAAGGCCATCCGGTTCAGAATGAGAGCAAAACCTGCGCCCACCGGGAAAAGGGTTTTGATTTGAATGCTTTGTCTGAAAAGATCACAGCTTCTGAATCGGTAAAGTGCGAGGATTGCAGAGAAGGTGTAGCTGATAGAAGAGGGAATAAGGGAAAGGGTAAACAGGGGAAGAAAGGTGGTGCTTCAACGGAATCGAAGTCTGAGTCCAAAGCCTTATGGGTTTGCTTGGAGTGTGGGCATTATGCCTGTGGAGGGGTTGGTTTTCCAACGACTGCTCAAAGTCATGCTGTTCGGCATGCACGGCAAACACGCCACCCTTTGGCAATCCAACTTGAAAAGCCTAGCCTTCGGTGGTGCTTTCCATGCAACGCACCAATCCTGGttgagaaaattcaagaaaatggcGAACAGAAGGACGATCCGTTTGCAAAAGTCGTGAAGTTAATTAAAGGGCGGTCTACAAAAGCGCCATCTGAGGATGTTGAAGATGTTCGGCGTGGAAGTGGCAGTGTTCCCAGCGAAGGGAATTCAACAAGTAGCGACTCCAGCTGTTTAGACAGTAGAGGTGGTTATGTGGTAAGAGGAATGGTTAATCTTGGGAATACTTGCTTTTTTAATTCAGTCATGCAAAATCTTTTAGCCTTAGATAGGCTAAAAAATTATCTTGGGAATCTTGACACATCTATTGGACCCGTCACTATTTCGTTGAAAAAACTCTTTTCAGAAGTAAAGATGGAAAATCGTGGGAAAAATGTGATTAACCCCAGAACCTTATTTGGAGATATCTGTTCCAAGGCTCCTCAGTTTAGAGGATACCAGCAGCACGACAGTCATGAATTGCTTTGTTGCTTACTGGATGTGTTGTCAACTGAGGAGTTTGACATGAAAAAACAGTCAAGACTTCCCCAGGAGGGTGGAGTTCCTCATAATCAGAATGTGACTTTTGTTGACGCTGTCTTTGGGGGCCAGATATCAAGCACTGTTTGCTGTGTTGAGTGTGGGCACTCGTCTACTGTGTATGAGCCATTTCTAGATCTCTCATTGCCTGTTCCCACCAAGAAACCTCCACCTAAAAAGAACCAGCCTATTTCTCGagcgaagaaaggaaaagtactGCCAAAGAAAGCTGCACGGATACGATCAAAGGTTAACAAAGATTCAGAATCCATTACAGCTCATAGTGTGTCCAGAGCATCAGCAAGTGCACAATCTACCACACCTCCTATAGACACTGTTGCTTTGTCTAGTGATTCTAGGATTGAAACGGCTACTGGCTCAGGTGCTGTAGTTGATGACAGTGTTACGTTTCCACCAGATCACTTGGCTATCAAAGAGCATGATAACACACCTCTCTCTGGAAAAGAGACAGACACGATAGCTTCTTCTATGGAAGAGTCAACATGGTTAGATTACCTTGATCCTGGTGCTACTGATTTGGATTTGCAAGATACTAATTTTGGGCCTGCGGAAGCATCCAGAAATGGAGATACCGTTCTTGATGAATGGGCTGCAGATTCACGGGATCTGTCTACAGCGAAAGTGGACACTGTTGAAGAGTCCAAGAGTGAACAGGTCTCTGAGAAAGAGTTGGAACAGCATGCTGTATCAGCGGATGGTTTGGCATGGTTGGACTATCTTGACTCACAACCATTCTATAGTGAGATTAATTTTTCTTCACAAGACAATGGGTGTAGGCAGGTCCAGGGAGATGGTATTGCAGATGTGGCTGATTATGGCTCACAACAAAATCACTTTTCTAGCGATAGTGTTAATGAAGCAACTGATCTAAAAGAGgaaatatcttccaaaaattccTGGGAAGACGAGACACCATTGCAGGTCCAAGATTCTGAAGTCTTGTTACTTCCGTACAAAGAAAACACGTCAACTACGGGTGACATCACCAGAGAAGGTGTGACATCTTCGATGGGCTTCACACAAGATGAATCAGAATTTGATGGCTTTGGTGATATGTTCAATGAGCCTGATGTTGTTTATGGGCCTGTGGCGGGTCCCTCTTTAGGTGGTAATAATTTTGAGACAAATGACGTTGCAGACTCTGGTTTGACGGCTGGAAACGGCAGTGAGTCTGATCCTGGTGAAGTTGATCATTCAGATTCCCCTGTATCTATTGAGAGTTGTTTGACTCACTTCACTAAAGAGGAACTTCTTTCTAATGATAATGCTTGGCATTGTGAGAAATGTGCAAGAACTCTGCGACAACAGCAGCTTGAATCCAAGAAGAAACAGACAAAATGTGTAGCAAGCTTATGCACTAATGGATGTGAGACAGGAAGCCAGATAATTTCAGCTGATTCGAGTTCAGAATCCTGCTGTCCAGATGAGGCCCAAAAGCTTAGCAATGGAAGTAGCAAAAATGATGATCACTCTGTTGACACTAATCACAAAGAAGTTATCCTTCAAAATGGGAAGCTAGATATACCGTCTCATGTGAGCTCAAGTGATCAAGCTACTGGGTCTTGTACAGGTGATGAACCTAGTTGTACTGGACCAATTattgaaaaacttcaaaaggACAATCCCATGTTGGCTACGAAATGCCAAACGGAGATAGTTGACGATGAGGCTGATTCAGGAGCTGTGAAAGTGAAGAGGGATGCAACTAAAAGGGTCCTCATACATAACGCTCCACCAATCCTTACCATTCACTTAAAAAGATTCAGCCAAGATGCTCGCGGTCGTCTAAATAAATTGAGTGGTCATGTCATTTTCAGAGAAACAATTGATCTGAGACCATTTATGGATAAGAG ggaagagaagaaagaaaagtgtgTCTATCGTCTCACAGGTGTTGTGGAGCACATAGGGACCATGCGTGGGGGCCACTATGTTGCCTACATACGTGGAGATGAGAAGAGCAAAAACGGAGTTGGGGCTTCCGTCTGGTATCACGTCAGTGATGCGTATGTGCGTGAAGTCATGTTAGAAGAAGTTCTTCGCTGTGAGGCATACATCTTATTTTATGAGataatttga